In Marinobacter antarcticus, one genomic interval encodes:
- a CDS encoding ABC-F family ATPase, which yields MISTANITMQFGAKPLFENVSAKFGNGNRYGLIGANGSGKSTLMKILGSDLEPSGGQVMLEPNVRLGKLRQDQFAFETCSVMDTVIMGHEELWNVKRERDRIYSLAEMSEEDGMAVADLEVQFAEMDGYTADSRAGELLLGLDIPLEQHEGPMSSLAPGWKLRVLLAQALFSDPDVLLLDEPTNHLDINTIRWLENILVARSSTMIIISHDRHFLNSVCTHMADLDYRELRLFPGNYDEYMTAATQARERMLSDNAKKKAQIAELQQFVSRFSANASKAKQATSRARQIDKIQLDEVKPSSRVNPFIRFEQGKKLHRQAVTIRELTKGFDGNTLFNKLNLQVDAGERVAIIGPNGIGKTTLLQCLAGVYEPDSGEVKWTDSAEVGYYAQDHTADFAGDDTLTEWMAQWTTGGEQLIRGTLGRMLFSGDDISKSVRVISGGEQGRMLFGKLILQKPNVMLMDEPTNHLDMESIESLNLALENYPGTLIFVSHDREFVSSLATRIIELTPEGITDFSGTYDDYLRSQGYL from the coding sequence TTGATCTCTACTGCCAATATCACCATGCAATTCGGGGCCAAACCCCTGTTTGAAAATGTTTCCGCCAAGTTCGGTAACGGCAATCGCTACGGCCTGATCGGGGCTAATGGCTCCGGCAAATCCACCCTGATGAAAATTCTTGGTAGCGACCTTGAACCTTCGGGAGGCCAGGTTATGCTGGAGCCGAACGTTCGCTTGGGTAAGCTGCGGCAGGATCAGTTTGCCTTCGAGACCTGTTCGGTCATGGACACCGTGATCATGGGTCATGAAGAACTGTGGAATGTTAAAAGGGAACGCGATCGCATCTATTCGCTGGCAGAGATGAGCGAAGAAGACGGTATGGCGGTTGCCGACCTGGAAGTGCAGTTTGCCGAAATGGACGGCTACACCGCCGATTCCCGCGCCGGTGAACTGCTTCTGGGCCTGGACATTCCCCTGGAACAACACGAAGGGCCTATGAGTAGCCTGGCGCCAGGCTGGAAACTGCGGGTGCTGCTGGCTCAGGCACTCTTCTCGGATCCGGATGTGTTGTTGCTGGACGAGCCCACCAACCACCTGGACATCAATACAATCCGCTGGTTGGAAAACATACTGGTGGCTCGCAGCAGCACCATGATCATCATTTCTCACGACCGTCACTTCCTGAACAGCGTGTGCACCCACATGGCTGACCTGGACTACCGTGAGTTACGGCTGTTCCCGGGCAACTATGATGAGTACATGACCGCCGCCACCCAGGCCCGTGAGCGTATGCTCTCGGATAACGCGAAGAAGAAGGCCCAAATTGCGGAACTGCAGCAATTTGTAAGTCGCTTCTCTGCCAACGCCTCGAAAGCGAAACAGGCCACCTCCCGTGCACGCCAGATCGACAAGATCCAGCTGGATGAAGTAAAACCCTCCAGCCGTGTCAATCCGTTTATCCGTTTTGAACAAGGCAAAAAGTTACACCGCCAGGCGGTAACAATACGGGAGCTGACCAAGGGTTTTGATGGGAACACTCTATTCAACAAGCTGAACCTGCAGGTTGACGCTGGCGAACGCGTGGCCATCATTGGTCCCAACGGCATTGGTAAAACCACGTTGCTGCAGTGTCTGGCCGGTGTTTACGAGCCTGACAGCGGTGAAGTGAAGTGGACGGACAGCGCCGAAGTGGGCTATTACGCTCAGGATCACACAGCAGATTTCGCCGGCGACGATACGCTGACGGAATGGATGGCCCAGTGGACAACAGGTGGCGAGCAGCTGATAAGAGGTACGCTCGGCCGTATGCTGTTTTCCGGCGATGACATTAGTAAATCCGTGCGTGTGATCTCCGGTGGTGAGCAGGGACGTATGCTGTTTGGCAAGCTGATTCTGCAGAAGCCGAATGTGATGCTGATGGATGAGCCGACCAACCACCTGGATATGGAATCCATCGAGTCGCTGAACCTGGCCCTTGAGAACTATCCCGGCACACTGATTTTTGTCAGCCACGACCGTGAGTTTGTATCTTCACTGGCGACCCGGATTATTGAGTTGACGCCTGAGGGTATTACGGACTTTAGTGGCACCTACGATGATTATCTTCGTAGCCAAGGCTATTTATAG
- a CDS encoding DUF1415 domain-containing protein, with protein sequence MSEGSVVQATRKWVEDVVVGYNLCPFAKRELVRDRVRFVVSEADNEDSLLQALQTELLRLEDEPETETTLLIHPHVLQSFADYNEFLGAADGLLTYLDLEGVYQIASFHPDYQFADTESDAAENYTNRSPFPMLHLLREASLEAAIDSHPDVDGIPQRNIDLMNKLGAQKMRDILHSCMQASENTGE encoded by the coding sequence GTGAGCGAAGGATCGGTAGTTCAGGCGACTCGGAAATGGGTCGAAGACGTTGTTGTTGGTTACAACCTTTGCCCATTCGCCAAACGGGAGCTGGTCAGAGACCGGGTTCGGTTCGTGGTCTCCGAGGCTGATAACGAAGATTCACTGCTCCAGGCCCTGCAAACTGAACTGCTGCGTCTGGAAGATGAACCGGAAACCGAAACCACGCTCCTGATTCATCCTCACGTTCTTCAGAGTTTTGCGGACTACAATGAGTTTTTGGGTGCTGCCGACGGGTTGTTAACCTATCTGGATCTGGAAGGTGTATACCAGATCGCCAGTTTCCATCCGGACTACCAGTTTGCAGATACCGAATCGGATGCCGCCGAGAATTATACCAATCGCTCCCCGTTCCCCATGCTCCATCTGTTACGTGAAGCCAGTCTGGAGGCCGCTATTGACAGCCATCCGGATGTGGACGGAATTCCCCAGCGCAATATTGATCTGATGAACAAGCTTGGCGCACAGAAGATGCGGGATATTCTGCATAGTTGCATGCAGGCCTCGGAGAATACAGGGGAATAG
- a CDS encoding polyamine aminopropyltransferase, protein MGRLFEQIDSQPSEIGEITLRRRRIPALGDRDIFEVKLGEEFLMSSMFVDAEVALSDLGIGEAEGDNLSVVVGGLGLGYTAVAALKHERVGELLIVEYLEPVIRWHQQEYVPLGKDINADARSRYVHGSFFDLAVAGPESGGFDPEAPGKEFDAILLDIDHSPRALLNDSNASFYTAENIRRMAGQLKPRGIFAMWSNEGEDSVFMEVLRDVFTEVVCHVVSFYNPFQNRESFNTVYVARKPG, encoded by the coding sequence GTGGGACGTCTGTTCGAACAAATTGATAGCCAACCCTCCGAAATCGGCGAAATCACACTCCGCCGTCGCCGCATCCCGGCACTGGGCGACAGAGACATTTTCGAGGTAAAGCTTGGTGAAGAATTTCTCATGTCCAGCATGTTTGTCGACGCCGAGGTCGCCCTCTCTGATCTCGGAATAGGCGAAGCCGAAGGCGACAACCTGAGCGTCGTCGTTGGTGGTCTGGGGCTCGGTTATACCGCCGTAGCCGCACTCAAACACGAACGGGTCGGAGAGTTGCTGATAGTCGAGTACCTGGAGCCGGTTATCCGCTGGCACCAGCAAGAATATGTGCCCCTCGGTAAAGACATCAACGCAGATGCCCGCAGCCGCTATGTTCACGGCAGCTTCTTTGATCTGGCTGTTGCCGGTCCCGAGAGCGGAGGCTTCGATCCCGAAGCGCCCGGCAAAGAGTTTGATGCCATCCTTCTCGACATCGACCATTCGCCTCGCGCACTGCTGAACGATTCAAACGCCAGCTTCTACACAGCTGAAAACATCCGCCGTATGGCCGGGCAGCTCAAACCCCGAGGCATTTTTGCCATGTGGTCCAATGAGGGCGAAGATTCCGTATTCATGGAGGTATTGCGGGATGTGTTCACCGAAGTGGTCTGTCATGTTGTGAGCTTCTACAATCCATTCCAGAATAGAGAATCTTTCAACACCGTATACGTGGCCCGCAAACCGGGCTGA
- a CDS encoding NAD-dependent protein deacetylase, giving the protein MSVTTHRTRPFSANQRLPELDGPSVLHKPEQAGELLADFIHRYPKLLILTGAGVSTDSGIPDYRDGEGAWKRKQPVQHREFMENFETRQRYWGRSLIGWPVMRNATPNPSHYYIADLELRNHSSLVVTQNVDRLHQKAGTHGVSDLHGRADEVLCMSCGYRCPRDNVHERCADLNPDFRQYKADIAPDGDAYLDVDFSGFRLADCPQCSGILKPDVVFFGDFVPKQRVNSALDALKASDGLLVIGSSLMVYSGFRFCRYAKEFGKPIATLNLGRTRAEELADLKLNARIGETLKVSLDQL; this is encoded by the coding sequence ATGTCAGTGACGACCCATCGTACTCGTCCTTTTAGTGCGAACCAGCGCCTCCCGGAACTGGATGGGCCATCGGTTCTGCATAAACCGGAGCAGGCCGGTGAGCTGCTGGCGGATTTTATTCATCGCTATCCCAAACTCCTGATTTTGACCGGCGCTGGTGTCAGCACGGATTCCGGTATTCCGGATTACCGCGATGGCGAAGGCGCCTGGAAGCGCAAACAGCCGGTTCAGCATCGGGAGTTCATGGAGAACTTTGAAACCCGTCAGCGTTACTGGGGGCGCAGCCTGATTGGCTGGCCTGTGATGCGCAATGCCACGCCAAACCCCTCCCATTACTACATTGCCGATCTTGAGCTGCGCAATCACTCCAGCCTGGTGGTTACCCAGAATGTGGACCGCCTGCATCAGAAAGCCGGTACTCACGGCGTGAGCGACCTGCATGGCCGCGCGGATGAAGTGCTGTGTATGAGCTGTGGCTATCGATGCCCCCGGGATAATGTGCACGAGCGCTGTGCCGATCTGAACCCGGATTTCAGACAGTACAAAGCGGATATCGCGCCGGATGGGGATGCGTATCTCGACGTGGATTTCTCCGGGTTTCGGCTGGCAGACTGCCCCCAATGCAGCGGTATCCTGAAACCGGATGTGGTGTTTTTCGGGGATTTTGTGCCTAAGCAGCGTGTGAATTCAGCTCTGGATGCACTCAAAGCCAGTGATGGTTTGTTGGTGATTGGGTCGTCGCTGATGGTTTACTCGGGCTTCCGCTTCTGCCGGTATGCCAAAGAGTTCGGTAAGCCTATTGCCACCCTTAATCTGGGCCGGACCCGTGCGGAGGAGCTGGCGGATCTGAAGCTGAACGCGAGAATCGGGGAGACCCTGAAGGTCTCCCTCGATCAGTTATAG
- a CDS encoding sodium:calcium antiporter produces MSIPPTESWTLLQGGLVFLVCAAIIAIAGTRITRVVDQLADRTGIGEAAAGAVLLGASTSVGGSVLSVTAAWNGNAELAVSNALGGIAVQTFFLAVADMVYRRANLEHAAASVPNMMQNGLLICLLALILFAPYLPDVTVGGVHPVTPVLFAVYFYGIYLVRTASESPMWLPSATGETREDKPDDVTAMPPMSRLCVEFLVLMAVLGIAGWVLEPAATVIANRTNLTQTVVGVLLTAVSTSIPELVTSVAAVRRGALTLAVGGIIGGNAFDTLFTAASDIAYRDGSIYHAMPEDSKFWAALTLLMSGVLMMGLIRRERHGIGKIGMESAVIMVLYVFGVVLMLGGVQAPPAYN; encoded by the coding sequence GTGTCAATCCCACCGACGGAAAGCTGGACCCTGCTGCAGGGTGGTCTGGTTTTTTTGGTGTGTGCAGCCATTATCGCGATTGCCGGAACGCGTATCACCCGAGTGGTCGACCAGCTGGCTGACCGCACCGGAATTGGCGAGGCGGCCGCGGGTGCCGTGCTGCTGGGCGCGTCAACTTCCGTGGGCGGCTCGGTTCTCTCAGTCACCGCAGCATGGAATGGCAATGCCGAACTGGCGGTCAGCAATGCGCTGGGGGGTATTGCCGTGCAGACGTTTTTCCTGGCGGTTGCCGACATGGTCTATCGTCGGGCCAACCTGGAACATGCCGCGGCGTCGGTTCCCAACATGATGCAGAACGGGTTGCTAATCTGTCTACTGGCACTGATCCTGTTCGCGCCATACCTGCCAGATGTTACCGTTGGCGGGGTTCACCCGGTAACGCCGGTACTGTTTGCGGTCTATTTCTACGGCATTTATCTGGTGCGTACAGCATCAGAATCGCCCATGTGGCTGCCATCCGCCACCGGGGAAACCCGTGAAGACAAGCCCGATGACGTGACGGCAATGCCCCCCATGTCTCGCCTGTGCGTCGAGTTTCTGGTGTTGATGGCCGTTCTGGGTATCGCAGGATGGGTGCTGGAGCCGGCGGCCACGGTGATTGCCAACAGAACGAATCTGACACAGACAGTGGTCGGTGTGCTGCTCACGGCCGTCAGCACCTCGATTCCCGAACTGGTGACGTCGGTTGCTGCGGTTCGCCGTGGGGCACTCACTCTGGCGGTGGGCGGGATCATTGGCGGCAATGCCTTTGACACTCTGTTCACTGCCGCGTCGGATATTGCCTATCGGGACGGATCGATCTACCACGCGATGCCCGAGGATTCAAAATTCTGGGCGGCTCTCACATTGCTGATGTCGGGCGTGCTGATGATGGGGCTGATCCGTCGAGAACGCCACGGAATCGGGAAAATTGGTATGGAAAGCGCAGTCATCATGGTGCTGTATGTTTTCGGGGTTGTATTAATGCTTGGCGGTGTCCAAGCACCCCCTGCCTATAACTGA
- a CDS encoding sodium-dependent transporter, translating into MSESSAPISGAMKGSNAKRGLWSSRLAFILAATGSAVGLGNVWKFPYITGENGGGAFVLVYLLCIAAIGLPIMMAEVLIGRRGGRSPVNSLREIARHDKLNPAWPIVGAIGVIAGFLILSFYSVIGGWAASYVVKAGSGQLAGQSADAIGAIFSDLLADPATLLMWHTLFMALVMLVVAKGVRAGLERAVSILMPALFLLLLTVVGYAMTTGEFGRAVTFLFQPDFSKLTTSGILVALGHAFFTLSLGMAVMMAYGSYLPKNISIAKTSIAVCVIDTGVALLAGLAIFPIVFANGLEPGAGPGLIFQTLPLAFAQMPMGSLFGTLFFVLLIFAAWTSGISLLEPIVEWLEEQKGMNRTTSTLGAGFVCWALGITSILSLNLWSDFAPLGAISMLEGKTIFDLLDFFTANILLPLGGLLIAVFAGWVMSRQAMEDELALSKPMFRLWYITVRYITPVAVGAVFIYNLIGS; encoded by the coding sequence ATGTCTGAATCAAGCGCGCCTATTTCAGGTGCAATGAAAGGCTCGAACGCCAAACGGGGGCTCTGGTCCTCACGCCTGGCTTTTATTCTTGCGGCCACAGGTTCTGCCGTTGGTCTGGGTAATGTCTGGAAGTTCCCCTACATCACCGGTGAAAATGGCGGTGGTGCCTTTGTACTGGTTTATCTTTTGTGTATAGCGGCTATTGGCCTGCCCATCATGATGGCCGAAGTGCTGATTGGTCGCCGTGGCGGCCGCAGCCCGGTTAACAGCCTCAGAGAAATTGCCAGGCATGACAAGCTGAACCCGGCCTGGCCTATCGTCGGCGCAATCGGGGTGATCGCCGGCTTCCTGATTCTGTCGTTCTACTCAGTGATTGGTGGCTGGGCGGCATCCTATGTGGTCAAAGCGGGCAGCGGGCAGCTTGCCGGCCAGTCTGCGGATGCCATTGGTGCCATTTTCTCTGACCTGTTGGCTGATCCGGCCACCCTGCTGATGTGGCACACTCTGTTTATGGCGCTGGTTATGCTTGTGGTGGCAAAAGGCGTTCGTGCAGGGCTTGAGCGGGCGGTCAGCATTCTCATGCCGGCATTGTTCCTGTTGCTGCTCACGGTGGTCGGCTACGCCATGACCACCGGTGAGTTCGGTCGGGCCGTGACCTTCCTGTTCCAGCCGGACTTCTCCAAACTCACCACCTCGGGCATTCTGGTGGCATTGGGCCACGCCTTCTTCACCCTGAGCCTCGGCATGGCTGTGATGATGGCTTACGGTTCCTACTTGCCAAAAAATATTTCCATCGCCAAAACCTCCATTGCCGTGTGCGTAATCGATACAGGGGTGGCTCTGCTTGCGGGCCTGGCCATTTTCCCGATTGTGTTTGCGAACGGCCTTGAGCCGGGAGCAGGCCCCGGCCTGATCTTTCAGACCCTGCCGCTGGCATTCGCCCAGATGCCCATGGGCAGCCTGTTCGGAACCCTGTTCTTTGTGTTGCTGATATTTGCCGCCTGGACATCGGGCATTTCCCTGTTGGAGCCCATCGTGGAATGGCTGGAAGAGCAAAAAGGCATGAACCGCACGACTAGTACATTGGGTGCTGGCTTTGTGTGCTGGGCACTGGGCATTACATCGATCCTTTCCCTGAACCTGTGGTCGGATTTTGCGCCACTGGGGGCGATCAGTATGCTTGAAGGCAAAACCATCTTTGATCTGCTGGACTTCTTTACCGCCAACATCCTGTTGCCTCTTGGCGGACTGCTGATTGCCGTGTTTGCCGGCTGGGTGATGTCACGCCAGGCAATGGAGGACGAACTGGCGCTCTCAAAGCCCATGTTCCGCCTCTGGTACATCACCGTGCGCTACATCACGCCGGTGGCTGTGGGGGCAGTTTTTATCTACAACCTGATCGGATCTTGA